From the Carya illinoinensis cultivar Pawnee chromosome 4, C.illinoinensisPawnee_v1, whole genome shotgun sequence genome, one window contains:
- the LOC122306422 gene encoding uncharacterized protein LOC122306422 — translation MKLPNGVRMFLLRACSEALATFSNLCRRKIREENLCPICHPQEETLSHALWSCGVARDVWGQASRHIQKTTTNDPCFNVVWSQMRERLFQPEMEEAGMIKRLLWTRRNDFVHGKAFRHPNSIIQKTEGDLRCFKKAQTKTYVGITRGSTPCEKWKKPSEGKYKLNWDAAIDVSRDLVGIGGIIRDCNGEVLATLRAKRKMILSPFAAEAYALMVAMLFSNEAGILKLMLKGDSLQVVQKLQKLVEDWSIGGLIVEDTRKVLKSFISWSVCHTKRDANMIAHKLAKDALLSDYDLYDLEEIPNCIKQLVAVEAFVTLFKQ, via the coding sequence ATGAAGCTTCCAAATGGAGTAAGGATGTTCCTTTTGAGGGCCTGTAGTGAGGCTTTGGCCACCTTTAGTAACCTATGCAGAAGGAAGATTAGAGAGGAAAATCTATGCCCAATATGCCATCCACAGGAGGAAACTTTGAGCCATGCATTGTGGAGTTGTGGAGTTGCTCGAGATGTATGGGGACAGGCCAGTAGACATATCCAAAAAACGACCACTAATGATCCGTGCTTTAATGTAGTTTGGTCCCAGATGAGAGAAAGATTATTCCAACCTGAAATGGAAGAAGCAGGCATGATAAAAAGACTCCTCTGGACCAGGAGGAATGACTTTGTGCATGGGAAAGCATTCAGACACCCAAACTCAATCATTCAGAAAACTGAAGGTGACCTGAGATGTTTCAAGAAAGCTCAGACTAAGACCTATGTTGGAATAACCAGGGGTAGCACACCATGTGAGAAATGGAAGAAACCCTCAGAGGGAAAATATAAActcaattgggatgctgctaTTGATGTGTCAAGGGACCTGGTAGGCATTGGAGGCATCATTAGAGACTGCAATGGGGAGGTGCTAGCTACATTAAGagccaaaagaaaaatgatcctCTCCCCCTTTGCTGCAGAAGCTTATGCTTTGATGGTGGCTATGCTCTTCAGTAATGAAGCTGGGATACTTAAACTTATGCTTAAAGGCGACTCCTTACAGGTAGTTCAGAAATTGCAAAAACTAGTAGAGGACTGGAGTATAGGAGGCCTTATAGTGGAAGACACAAGAAAGGTCCTAAAGTCCTTTATTTCTTGGTCTGTTTGCCACACTAAGAGGGATGCTAATATGATAGCACATAAGCTAGCCAAGGATGCCCTTTTAAGTGATTATGATCTATATGATCTAGAGGAGATCCCAAATTGTATTAAGCAACTTGTTGCTGTTGAAGCTTTTGTAACCTTGTTTAAGCAATGA